A genomic segment from Garra rufa chromosome 5, GarRuf1.0, whole genome shotgun sequence encodes:
- the ier5l gene encoding immediate early response gene 5-like protein, with the protein MINTMECAVDAQSLISISLRKIHNSRTQRGGIKLHKNLLVSYVLRNARQVYMNEKYAEIYRMQQYEEVMTVCNEIQELNPLDLVEDCEEQTGDCCGSANESASLCGALLPVSHQAPAVQHLQPSSACSVPLALQSEEVCKAPEPSFYRSCCAEAYPVSNCDFSPVNNMHCNKTTVLDLDTHVVTTVENGYLHQDCCASLQQCCQGAQSPAKKRKLDFGYYVSEIEEVPDFTPCKRAKFEDSSYASTEPLDTSNISNLISIFGSGFTGLVSRQADLEQALNGQFCSKQALASLGAWTRAIVAF; encoded by the coding sequence ATGATCAACACCATGGAGTGTGCAGTGGATGCACAAAGTCTCATTTCGATATCTTTACGGAAGATCCACAACTCCCGTACGCAGAGAGGGGGCATCAAGCTGCACAAAAACCTGCTGGTCTCCTATGTGCTGAGGAACGCCAGGCAAGTCTACATGAACGAGAAGTACGCCGAAATCTACAGGATGCAGCAGTACGAGGAGGTGATGACCGTCTGCAACGAGATCCAGGAGCTGAACCCGCTCGACCTGGTGGAGGACTGCGAGGAGCAGACGGGGGACTGCTGCGGCAGCGCGAACGAGTCGGCGAGCCTCTGCGGCGCGCTCCTGCCCGTCAGTCACCAGGCTCCGGCGGTGCAGCACCTCCAGCCCAGCAGCGCCTGCTCGGTGCCGCTGGCTCTCCAAAGCGAAGAGGTGTGCAAAGCGCCGGAGCCCTCGTTCTACCGCAGCTGCTGCGCGGAAGCCTACCCCGTGTCCAACTGTGACTTTTCGCCGGTAAACAACATGCACTGCAACAAGACCACAGTGCTCGATTTGGACACGCATGTCGTTACCACGGTGGAGAACGGGTATTTGCATCAGGACTGCTGCGCTTCGCTCCAACAGTGCTGCCAGGGCGCACAGAGCCCGGCCAAGAAGCGCAAGCTTGACTTTGGGTACTACGTGTCCGAGATCGAGGAGGTACCGGATTTTACGCCGTGCAAAAGAGCGAAATTCGAGGACTCTTCATACGCGAGCACAGAGCCCTTGGACACGTCGAACATTTCCAACCTCATCTCGATCTTCGGCTCGGGGTTTACGGGACTGGTGAGCAGACAAGCGGACTTGGAGCAAGCCTTAAACGGACAGTTCTGTAGCAAACAAGCCCTGGCGAGTTTAGGGGCTTGGACGAGAGCTATTGTAGCCTTTTGA